In the genome of Kwoniella dendrophila CBS 6074 chromosome 5, complete sequence, the window GACCGCAAATTTGCGATTGATCAAACCTTGAATCAGACTGGAACTCGTCGGCCTCTTTCCGGAAGTGTTATGCTACACTGGATGTTATAAGCTGTTTTACAACGCTAATGATCTGGAATCCGTAGTCACGGTCAAAATTGAGTTACTTGCAATACATAATCCAAGGAAGCGCTCTACTGGTGATAATACAACAGCGGATACAGCAATACTCTGCAAACGGCTGGAAAGTTTAATAAGCTTGATAACGGATGAGATCTAGCTTACAATAGGAATGCATCGTGATCATGCATATGAACTATGCATGTGGACAATGTAGAGAACCCGTCGTTACAACTCAAGGTTGGCTTTACAGTTAATCTATAACGAGTTTTTGTGGCAATCTAACCGAATGTTATGTATTTCACTACTTCTAAAACAGATGCAAATTTTTCAAGAGATTATGGAACAACATTATGTTTGAGGATTGATGACTTGAAGATAAATTCTAAATTTTGAATTGATCATGATTCCCCACCCGATGAATCTATCAAGATAACCGCTTTCTTCTCAATTGTACTGCTATCCTTTTCTGAATATTTGTTGAGACATTGACAAGTTTCCTTTGTTTCGGTATTTTGACTGGTGAATTGATCATtctcaagatgatcatgTTTTGAGTGTGGCTGAGTGACTGGGGCAGAGGAGTCACCAAGGTAGGTTATAAAATCATGGGTCAAGGTGAAGAGTAGTATGCCTATAGCTATTCCAACTGGAAGAGGTTATGTCAGTGATCGGGTTTCAAGGAGCGAGTCGATTTCTGATCAACAATTAACAGAACGGTCATTGTGTGTGTGGAAGGGAGGTAAGGGGtaacaaaaaatcaatcgAAACTTACTAGCTAATATCAATAGATCCCATACTCTCCTTCTTGTAGTAAAATCCTCCTCAAGCTGTGCTAACAGATCTGATAGGAGTTCGGACGACCTGATATAGTATTTATTTGTTGTCAGGGGCATCGTTGAAGAGGTTGAGAAGAATGATTGCTTATAAGGTATAGGAATAGGTGACATGTTAAGAAACAAtttaacaacaacaattccTGATTTGTTTTTGAAAACGGCTTTGCTTTTCTGTTACTGTACCGTACGAAATGTGCACTTTTACAATCTTGAGGGCGAAAGTCAGTCTTCCAAATTAGTGATCAATTTATATTCATTACCGATTTCATATCGGAGCATTCTACATGCCCTGCCACAATTTGTTATACCATCTCAATATGAATATCTGTACAAAGGAGTTCCTTCCTTAGCTAGAATCACTCGATCCGAAAGCTGAAAGGCAGGGGGGAATGGCTTTCCCCGTCTCCGTGAAAAACCACGATCAAATTCCTCTAAATGACTTCTTTCCAATGTTATTCTAGTCATTCGCACTTTTTGGAGAACAATGGACTTGCGATTTTAACCGCCAACATCGAAGCAGTGGATTTCTTGGCAAAGTTTGGCTACATCATTGGACTCAGATACTTGAACATGTCACTGAAGAGGCGACTTGACCACAGCTTTTCGAAACCAAGGCAAGCGATTTTGTGTTCACATGGTGCTTCCACTGGCATAACAAAGTGTTTCACGGACATTCCGCAGTCAGGAAACAGAATCAGCTCACAAATGATCATAATTAATCGAGGTTCACCTTTCAAATATGATGAGTGGCAGAGACCCCTTTGTTCCCGTTAGTCGTGATGTGTATCGATGAATACACTGCTCATACCTTTACTGACTCAGGCAAGGTTTTATCCCTAACGTAGCTTTTATCATTCCGTTTGCGACCCAGCAAAGGATTTCAAAGGAAATCGACTTCTTTGTTGGGCGAAGGGATTCAATGTTTGGGTCCTTTACAGCTTTAAGGTTACTCCGACCGAACCTACATCGGTTCAAAAACATGTGATCCGCCTTTGTTGTTTTTGGCGCTCATGATAGTATCCTTTCTGAACAATCTACTCGGGATTCTGCATGTCAGGTAAGGTTATCAGTGATAAGTATGTTATATCGACCTCAAATTGAAGGAACAGCTGCGCACTGCGTACTGACTGAGAAATAATAATACATAATCTCCGTTGCACACCCGCCACAAGTCAAGGTGATCCCGTACGTGTGGTGCAAATAACTTCCGCCGGACTATGTTCGGTTTTTCCTTTCTCTCTGTTAAATCAGAACGCATATATAtaagttgaagaaatgaaaaatgaGAATTGCATGACCAAGTAgatatcaaaacaacaaGCGTTACAGCTTCCTTCGAAGAGGATAGATACATATGATATGAAGAGTGATCAACGTGTGTAAGATATCAATACCGGAATACCGGGCTTGATGAGGAGATCTCGGTCAAAATTACAGTCTTCTACAGCTAGGATTAAGGCACCAGCACGACATGCGTTTTTTCAGCCAAAACTCATTCACTCAACATGTTACTTCCAATCTCTGATTGTTGAGATTATATACCATTGATTTATGTTTAGAAGTTCTCTTCGTCTTGTAAAACTACCTCATATCACTACAAAGTATAGCAAAATGGCTTCCAGTCAATTAGAaccaaatgaaaaaggtgtgTTCACAGCTCAAGGAAGATAAGCTGAGCTTGGTACAGGATAAAATCGCTAAATCAATTTACTCAAATCTCTAGTCCTTATCGGATGTATCGGTGGATCAGGTTTATATCACCTCGACAACTTGACTTTCGTGTGAGTGTTTGGTTCAGTCAGTTGACgaaagatatgattgaaCATCCTTGTGGACTTCAGTCAAAGAAAACGGGGTGAACCAAAATAGCTGAAGGAATTTTTAACTTGAATAGTAAAAAACTTGATATCACAACGCCATGGGGaaaaccatcatcaccaataacgatatcatcattaccttcaggAGATTTAATTGCATTCATTTCAAGACATGGACCTAATCATACAATCACACCCACTGAAGTACCTGGTAGAGCTAATATAGCAGCATTAAAACATATTGGTGTAGAAGCTATTGTAGCATTTTCTGCAGTTGGTTCATTACGAGAAGAAATTGCTCCAGGacatttcatcattccagATCAAATTATTGATAGAACAAAAGGTATTAGAGAAGATACTTTCTttagaggtgaaggtgttgtagTGCATTCAATGTTCGGTGAACCATTCTCCaaaaaattatcagaattcATTGCTCCAAGAGTTCAAAAGATCCTTAGTCAACAAGATGGCGAAGAAGTCAAAGTACATACGGGTAAAACTGTTGTCTGCATGGAAGGTCAGTGCATTCTCCCTGATATCTTCACCTCACTCTTCGCaatctatcatcatttcGTGTAATGTATATTTCCAATTATACTTCAAACAACTAAATTCGCTATTCATCTACAGGTCCTGCTTTCTCTACTCGAGCCGAATCACTCATGTACAGACAATGGGGTGgtgatatcatcaacatgTCT includes:
- a CDS encoding S-methyl-5'-thioadenosine phosphorylase — its product is MASSQLEPNEKVLIGCIGGSGLYHLDNLTFVKKLDITTPWGKPSSPITISSLPSGDLIAFISRHGPNHTITPTEVPGRANIAALKHIGVEAIVAFSAVGSLREEIAPGHFIIPDQIIDRTKGIREDTFFRGEGVVVHSMFGEPFSKKLSEFIAPRVQKILSQQDGEEVKVHTGKTVVCMEGPAFSTRAESLMYRQWGGDIINMSVIPEAKLARECELDYTLICTSTDFDAWRVGEAPVTVEEVIKTLHTNAGNSRAVAAGLLQDVHNVVAEGKELNEIKGSMKYACITRVESQSEAARKKFSYILPYFS